Part of the Triticum aestivum cultivar Chinese Spring chromosome 4D, IWGSC CS RefSeq v2.1, whole genome shotgun sequence genome is shown below.
ACCTACCTTCAAGCGGAGAGGATTGATTGTTTCTGCAATTGTACAAATTGGATGTGAAAAAACAACTCTGCATGTTTACATGAAGCTAGATTCCTGGAAAATAAGTGTTTTCGCACAGTATATCAAAATGAAACTGCTAATTATTAAGTTACATATGTTCTTTGTTTCCCGATCATACCTTCAGCACCTGATTAACAAAATACGTGTCTCTGATGTCGGAAATTCCATCTGAATCTGAATCGTGACAAAAGACAAACACAAAATGATTAGGAGGGACTATCTATGCATTGCGAGTATATTGGGAAGGGAATTTGTGCTATACAAGTTAATGCCAATGGGGAGGGAATCTCTAAGGAAAAAGTCGCTCACTTATCATCGAGAGAAGACACAGAGTTCACAAATAAGTGATTGACAGGTCTCAATTATTTTCAGGAGGCCATCATGTtgacaagaaagttgctgctcaccCTATTTTTACAACCAGAAAAATGCAATTCTACGAGAAAGTAAATGTAGGATTTTTCTAGGGTGCGTCTATACATCAAACATGTGTTAAACAACAGTTTGATTTGGATGTTAGAAGTAAAGAAAGTTGTAAAACCAAAGCAGCATTGGTTAGGGTTCTTACAAAAAGTATGATCTGAAGTAAGAAATCTGTTTAGTTTGTGGGTTGGAAGTACCACATATAAGCTTAGTCCATGTGAATTGGCACACTGTTTGGAACAAAATGAAACTTAGCAGTACAGTTTGGTAGTTAAACTActctttagttttagttttagtataTGTTCAGTTCTGTTTTCTTGTGATGTGAACCTAATGAACAGAAAAGCCTCATGGTGTATTATTTTTTATACATGCATCAAGTCTGTAAATTTAGTTTTTTGTTATAAAATTGCTCGTCAGTGACTGAATCAGGGGGAAATTTATGAAAAGTGAACTAGCAGACAAACTCTAGCAGTTCCCAGCTAATTTTAtaaattcattcccaatgaacttTTGTGTGAATTGGTCTTTTTATTCTCATATCTTGGAATATAAATGATGAACCTCATTCTTTTTTGCATCGTGGTTTTGTATGATGGCCATGGCTACATAACAACCATAGTATACATCAATTTTGTGTTGATGTATGAAGGTAAAATGTATAAAAAAATGTATGTGCTTATTATACTTACTTCGTGGTTTGTTATTTAGCTTTTCTTTAGCCCAGCTGCAATTCCTAAAGGTTGGTGCAGACACTCAAAAGTGCCAGAGCAGTAGAGATGTTGTCTCTGCAACATTAACACATCGATCGGTGTATCTGAATGTATACATTTGCAACCTTCAAATTTAGAACTAGCAGATTTTTGCTGCTACTGTTACTTACAAAGAATGATGTCTCATGTGTGTACATTTCCAAGGTGTTTTGCATTCTGTATAGTGAATGTACTAATTCCACTAGATCCACCATGGATCTGCATACATTAAAGATACCCAATCATCAGGAATAAATATAGCCAGGAGTCTAGGACGTTTCCCCTCATTTTGCATATGAGTAACTGTGGTAACGTAGTTCACACTACATTTGGGTAAGCATCATTTACTTTGTTATTTCTCAGTTAGTCGAGGCATTTTGTTCTAACAAAAGATATACGAGATTCCAACTCAGGTGCTCAGTGTAAGAGATTTACAGCCAGTCCCAGTCCAAAGAAGAAGCAAGTGCAGTGAATTGCTAGCCGTTTGCAATCATCACATGGAGAAAAAATTAGCAAGAGAGATTTTCTTACAAGGAAGGATTCACCGGGGGAGAGGGGACTGGCATGAAGACGGTGGACCAGACGGTGCAGGCCACCTCGCGCAAGCTGGCGGCTGTCAGTCAGCAACCCCCCCTCTGTCGTCGGTAGAAGCTGCCCCGCCGGAACCACAACCTTCTCCGCATACCCGCCGCCGGTAAGCAGCGTGTACACCTGCAAATGCTACATCATATGCAAAAAAAATGAGGTTCAGAGCAGCAGCGGCCATCAGCAAATTCACCATGGGGGCACGCTTGGCACCTGGTGTCGACGGCCCAGCGCGGGGGGCGTTGGCCCCGAGTGCGACGATGGTGCCGGAGCACTCAAGCCCCGGGTAGGGCGAGGCGCCAGACGGCGGCGAGTACCGGCCCTGCCGCTGGACCGTGTCGTCGCGattgacgccggcagcggccaccctGACAAGCAGCTTGCCCTCCCCCGGCGCCGAGAGATCCTCGACCTCGCGCACCTGCAGCGCCTCCGGCCCGCCGGGGCTCGCAGTCGCCACCACCATCATCATTGCGTCCGCCCGCCTGCGCTCAGCTCACTTGCTTCCAGCTTGTGGCTCTCGGTAGCTCCGCGTGTACACGCCACTGCTCTACGGCTCTGCTCTCGGCTCTACTTGGATACAGGGCTGGGCTTCTCCAACTAGATCCGGCCCAAGAAAGTTGGACGGCAAAATGTGGTTACGGCAAAGCTCATGCGAGGCAATATAGCGAATTAACCATTTCATGTTCATTTATACATTAAAAATAGTCCCACATTGCTCTCTTACAATGTATTTTATCAATTTATATACTTTAGCAATGCCTGACAAATCAACAAGTTGGGCAATAAGCAACCACTCTTGAGATTATAAGCCAAGGGAAGAAAAACACACCCGGTTAAATCGGTTCTGCATTGGTGAGGAGCGGCCTGCATGGCGGCCCGGCCTCGGCGGCGGCTGTTGTACACCAGCCGGCGACGAGGACCTACAACTGCAAAAGGACTCGCGTACATACTAATCAGACCATATGTGCTTGCGATCATATTTTTTTCATGGGCAGTCGAGCATGCATGCTTGCGAAACCTGAATTTTGTTGCTTGCAAGAGCCTCTTGTGAAGGTCCGTCAGACTTAATTCACCTCCCGAAGATCGGCCTGCGTGGCGGCCCGGCCCCGGTGGCGGCTGTTGTACACCAGCCGTCGACGAGGACCTGCAACTTCAAAAGGACTCGCATACATACTAATCAGACCACATGTGCTTGCGATCATATTTTTGTTAGATTATGATCAGaaggccaagagaagatagatgCATGGATACACGAACTCTCCCAGATGCATAGGATATGTCCCATTAAGTTCTCTCCTTCAGTCAGTTCTGTGCATAATCATTCTCAATTGGTACATCGCTTTTAACATCAGCACCTCATTATTTTTCTCCCGTTGTAACGCACGGGCATTTATGCATAGTCTTTCCTTATTAATAATAAAGCAATTAGTGCTTCTGCACACCTGCTCACCGTGGTCGCGCTTTTTGCGAAAAAGCCCGTCTATTTCTGGGTAGTTGAATCCGCAGTCCAGTACTTCCCCGAGCTCCCCCTCGAGCTCCCTACTGCGGCAGACCGCGACGGTCGgacctcctccgcctcgcctcgccgccggcgactggACCCTTGCCAGACCAGCAGATGAGCAGCGGATCTCTCCCTCCcttccttcttctctcttcctcaCATCTCCCTCTCTTCAGGACGCCAGGAGATCCACAGCCGCCGCCACGAGTCGTCCGTGCTCGGATCCCGCGAGATCCGGCCGCGGGCAACTCATCCCCGCCACTCACGCGGTAGATCCGCACCGCCCCTCGCCGTCCCCGTCGGAGTttgcctccagcgccgccgcaaGCCACCTCCCGCATCTGCCCTCGTTTGAGGAGAACGACGACCAAACCTCCCATGCTTGCTCGTGTGGGCCGCATGACCTCCAAGGCCCAGCACAGCGCTCGCGGACAAGCCCGGCCATCCTGGCCCAGCACAGTCATGCATGGCTCTTAATTAAAGTTGATTGCCCCTAAAAAATAAAGCAGATTGGATTTCTCTAATAAAACGTGAATGTAGGCACGGCCTGGGATGGTGCTGCATGGTGGCTGGTTTGAAAAAATGCATGTGTACGCCCAATATTTGCAAGGAAAAATACGTGTGCACATCCATAAAAGTAGAAACAAATGTATGTGCGCGACTAGAGCAACGTcgccaccaaaaaaataaaaaaggataaTAAACCTGAAAAATATGAAAATCCGAGTACATGCCAAATTTCATTAAAAGTAAACAAAAAATCCAGCGAAAAAATATTTGTTTTTCTTGCATGTTTGTCTTCCTTTTAATCTTTCGCATACGAACACGAATTTCGCTGGAAATTCACACAAATATACTACATTTTTTGACTTTTGGGATAAAAATATGTTTCTAAAAACGACTAAAATGTGCCCGCGCTCCAAAGTGACTTTTCAGATTAATGAAAAAGCCTAAATGAAGCACAGTTAAAAAAAAGCGAAGTGAAGTAAAATGTGGAATCACCACGTGGCATACATAATAGTATTTTTTTAGGGCCTGGATGATATAATTAAAATTACTCCCAAATCTCAATTGACCTATCTTTTATGTAATTAAAGCATTGAACATGAGTCAGTTTGTCATGACAAAAGGAGACCCCAATTTCATAGATGACACTTATTTTTCCGTTGCAACACACAGATCATTTTGCTAGTTAATAAGGCCCCGTTCGGAAGTGCTCCAGCTTCCCGACGGGGCCAGCTTCTCGACGGAGCAGCGCAAGCCAGCTTCCCAGCGGAGCCAGCAGCGTTCGGCAGGCATAGGAGAGGAGTTGCGCTAGTCGCTGTGGTCGGGCCCACCAGGCTGGGCTGCGAACAAAGAAGAAAACGGTTCGGCAGGCACTTCGGGGTGGCAGCGGGATGTAATTTAAACGAACTCCTACTTCTGTATTTCGTGAAGCTGGACTTCCCTCGCTCCACGAATTTGCACGTCACGAGGCCTCCGCTTCTGAAGCTGGCTCCATGGAGCCGACGCGTTCGGCCAACAGGCTAATAAAGCGGCTATTGCTTCTGCCCGACCGTCGTGGCTTTTTTCAGAAACGTCCCTGTACTTTTCagtattcaacccgcagtcctttcTTAAGTAAGAAAACGTTTCGTTTAGGAATTTTGCAAATAAATCCCTATAGTTTACGGTATTCAACCCGCGGTCCTTTTAAAGTGAGGTAAAAAAATAGAACCACAGACGAGAACgggctctcctctctctccctcgcctccgGATCCCAGAGGCGCCCCACCCCGCGATGCTCGATCTGGTGCCGCGCCGATCTGGCGGCGGATGCGGCGTCTTGCTCCATTTGCGATGGCGTCCTGCTGatcaagagaaagagagagacagggcgtgagggagagaggaaagagaggaagaaaggagaaggagaaggggcaCAAGGTGAGGGAggcggtcgccggcggtggcggctcCAGCGGGCGGGCAGGGAGACGAGCTCCTGTTGTGGCGGCGGGGATCGGTGCGGGCTGGTTCCTCCGGATCGAGCCTTGGCTCTCCCGAGGCGTGCGGCTGCCGGCTCGGTGATCCTTCTCCCCCGCCCTCCCACTCCATGGCCAACGACACGATGTGCGGCGACCTATTCCGCTCCCCGCCATGGCTCCTCTCTCTCCCCCCACCAGCGCCCTCCTCACCCCTTCCCCACTCCCAACTGATTCCCAAGGCTGCACCCTCACTCTGTCGTTAGATCTGGTCTGGACCGAGCTCCTCCGATGTCCCTGCTAGAGCTGAGCGAGGACGAGGAGACCACCACCTGCTCTAGCTGCGCAAGGCCACGCAGAGAGGCCAACCTCATCCTCCATCAAGGTTGCAGAGCTCCCTCTCCTCCGCCTGATTTCCCTTTTTTGGGTTTTCAGCAGCTTGCTTCGTTCTTTGATGGCACATTGCTGTCCTGTTTATCTGATCCAACTGTAGTATTTTGCTTTTTCAGACCAGATACAATTTACTCAAGGGTAGAGTAGCTTTGGTTATGTGCACTGTTTGGTAGAGGCCTGGGTTGTTCTCTTCCATCCATTACTAAAAGTACTGCATATTAATTTTTTTGACCTTTTTCTTCTAACTGCCTTCTTGTATTGCTGATACCATAAAGGGCTGCAACTTTAGTAGATCTCTCCTATATTCGTCCACTCTTATGTGCCTTTGTGGATTCTGAATTTTAAATCCTTTTACGGTTCTACTTACGCCCTTTTATATTTCCAGCTATTGGAGGCGAGTACATGTCGGTCACGGATGCTGGTTATCTATCAGTTTTGTTCGATGTAGGAGAAATCATTGGTGGAATTCTTGCTGGGTTCATGTCTGATCAGCTCGATGCTAGGGCCACTACTGCATGTATCTGGCAATTCCATCTCTTTATGCCTTTCGTGCATATGGCTGTACTTCAAAAGTGCATATACTAAAATTAGTGAAGGATATCCAACGCATCAAACATGGTTTTTTATTTGTAAAAATACTAGcccgtgcaggtgcacgggttgaCGACATCTACAGCCACGACCCCTCCGTCGTCCTCGTCACCTGGCACCTTGGTACGCAAATTAAATACTTCTTCACCTGGCTGGGCCATTTTTGTTCTAGAAATTCAGATGCTTAAGCTGGTGGAGCAGGGTATGATTGTGATCTATGCAATGGGTGCAGAGTGGAAGGGGCTGCCGTTCCAGTTCAGCAGGGTCTGGACCCTCTACCGCAGTGAGCTCGGCCCGCATCGGCAACAGCGGATTCAGATTTTGTAAGCATCATTCGCTCACTAGATCAATTCAAATTTTGTGTTCTGATTTTTCCACGTTGCGAGCTTTGCTATATATCACATATCTCCATGATATGGGTGCATATCTCTTCGGTTCTGAAACAAGAACTGCATGTCTTTCAGTTTGCACTGTGGATAAATTGCAGTGTATGGTCGGTGTTATAAGTATAAAGTGTAGGCAGATCAAGATGCAAGTTTCTTTGGTTTTGACTCCAAGCATGAATATTTGATAATTAGAGAGAAGGCTCTTAGGTAAAGATCTTTGCCTAGATCAATGTAGTCATATAGGCCATGAGTTATCTTCTAGCAAAAATATAGCAATAGTTTCTTCTTTGTCTATTCctcttttttctttgttgcttctttattttctcaaTGTTGAGCTTCCCTGTATGATGATTGTAATGAGCCAGATTGGCAAAGACTGGACATTCTAAATTTGGAAGAATGCAATGATCATTTTTTTGTGTGCAGCTGTAAATGCAACGCACAATGAAACAAAAAATAGATATTCCTAGGCTCGATCTTTCTACTGCAATTAAATACTTATTATGACACTTTTGTCAATCTGTTTGGCATGTTTTATTATCTTCTTCTGAATGTTTGGAGATGGTGGCCTGTGAGGAGGATTTCAGGGGAGATCGTCTGTGAATATAACAAGAGGCTGAGATTTGACCTGCACTGCATGCGAAAAGCAGGTTCAGGAGCTCCAAGCTAACAATTGCCAGAGCTTTGAAAAGATGTAAGATTTCTACTTTCTAGCTTCTCTCACAAAATTAGTTGTAGCCTGTTATTTTGTATGACAGTCGGGTTTGTTGTAAGAATGAGCTATAGACCTATTGTTCAATTTTGTTTGATATAGAATAATATTTTGCTATTCTGGGTGGATTTTAGGAATCCATTTTTATGTGGGAGCGATCTTTCTGATTCAGTCTCTGTAGTGATATCATAGAGGCACTACACTTTTGACATCTGCTGAGAAAGTCATTTGAACCTGCAGATTTTTACAATTAAAGTGAAGATGCTGTGATGGTGTCATTTTTTTGAAACGTCAAAGAGGAATTTCAGGTTGGCAGAACCTTCTTTAACTTGCTTGTCAATTCCTACTTCATACAGTTCAGTTCCTTAGTAGATATCTGATATCCTGAGTGATGATCCTCTGTGATCAATGCAGGAAGGCACCCCTTTCTTCTTCAGAGGCCAGAGTATTTGGGAAGCAGTCATTAGGGAACTTTTATCGAAAGGCCTATCACATGCTAAAGAAGTAGCCTTCCTACAAAAAAAGGTGTGGTCATTGATATCTGGGTTAGATAGAAGCAATGTTTGAATTTAAACTGTGCATGAGTCTCAAGATCTTTTTTGTTGCCATATTAACAGATCAGTTGTACAGGTCACACCTAGAGCTAGCGCCACCACCGCAAAAGAAATGAAGAAATAGATTAGTAACTTCACACCAACCAAGCACTAGATAGTATGGCCTTTTTCTATTCATATCACTTCTCTGTAAATGCATCCGAGGTTATTTTGTCCTGAATGGACATCTTTGTGTTTTGTTTAAAATCTTGAGTCACTCTATGATATGCATTTTGAATGCAGTAATAGATGGGTGATTCAGTCTGTTCATATTGATAGCTAAGAGTGACACTTAGAATGATAATTCAGATATCATTTTTGTATTTAAGATGCAGGCTGAATTTCACAGTTCTGTAACTAAAAAACTATTATCTTAGCTGTTTTGTGCCAGATGTACTTATTGATTTCATATATGGTGCAGGGTAGTTGATTCTTTAGAAGTGTTTGGAGCAACCAAAATTCAAGTGAGAACACGATACTTCACTGGTGTGTCCATACATATGTCTATATATACGGTGAAACTCTCAAGTGAGTATGAATCAAATGAATGATGCCCCAAGAGCTCAGGTGCATTTCAAAATGTTCTATTCCTCCCACATTCAGCCAACTGGAGTACCCTGCTCTCCCTTCTAGAGGTTCTACAGTTCAATCCCTATTTTACGAATCAGGTGCTTGCATTCTATTGTATCAAGATGTGTAAATAGTTAGTAAGTTGTCTAGCTCACGAAAGTCTACATGGAATGAGTTCTGTAGTTCTCATATATTTTTTACTaaaggaaaaatgaatttacttggACAAGGGTGGATGAAATATCAATTGGGATTAGTATGGTGTATTTTTACTTGGTGTGTCCATGCGTATGTTTGTTACTGATCATACCTATATATATCTTCTAGAACTGATGGTGAGTTGTATGTTACTCTGTGTTGTGTACAATGGATTCTTCCTTGCCTATTTTCCCTGTCATGACAAGGCTTCCATAGCGTATCTCCCATAGCAACGGACGGGCGAAGGAGGCGGTTGTCACCGACGGCGGGGCCAGATGTGTCGGACGCGCGCCACTCGCCTGCAGTCAACGCAGACATACATAGCGACCGTCCATGGCGGCGAGCGGCTCCGGGGGGTGGCGACGGGGTTGGGTGGTTCAAGCGGCCACTTCTGCAGCTACATGGGATTTCTTCAGGACCATCAGCAGGTACGGGATTTCTTCAGGACGATGACTCAGACCATATCTGCATGCAGAGAACACATATGAACTACTCCTGAGATTGTGACTGAGCTACATGGTAATTTACTGTTAAATTATAATGTTGGGGGATTGTGCAATGCGACTGAATGAAAACTGGCAGTGAATGGATATTTACCTTATAAAGGATGCTGGGGTGCTAGTCGCAACTGCTGGCTCCACGTCCTCTATGAATAGTGTCGCATGAAAAAAAATAGCAAGCAGCGAGATAAGAAGGGCCGAAGGGAGCGGGCAGCGAGAGAGACCTAGCCCGCGTCTCCCCCACGACCCTTGTTCctcttgccgccgccgccaccgctgcccacGATGGAGCCTACGCCCACCCCTCTCTCGCTCGATTCCTCACCTCTCCTCGCTCGATTCCTCGTCTCTCCTCGCtcaagtcctctctctctccctttcctGACACCACCGC
Proteins encoded:
- the LOC123097889 gene encoding quinone oxidoreductase PIG3, with the protein product MMMVVATASPGGPEALQVREVEDLSAPGEGKLLVRVAAAGVNRDDTVQRQGRYSPPSGASPYPGLECSGTIVALGANAPRAGPSTPAFAGVHAAYRRRVCGEGCGSGGAASTDDRGGVAD